From the genome of Bacteroidales bacterium, one region includes:
- the purE gene encoding 5-(carboxyamino)imidazole ribonucleotide mutase, with protein sequence MKPIVSIIMGSTSDWQVIEDAAKFFDEMEIPFEVNALSAHRTPEKVEAFAKGAYDKGIRVIIAAAGMAAHLPGVIAAMTPLPVIGVPIKSSFDGLDSLLAIVQMPPGIPVATVAVNGARNAAILATQILATGDEALMKKVVRFKEDLKVKVVKANEDLAKYEFRFRVL encoded by the coding sequence ATGAAACCAATTGTAAGCATAATTATGGGCAGCACCTCCGACTGGCAGGTAATAGAAGATGCAGCAAAGTTCTTCGATGAAATGGAAATACCTTTCGAGGTAAACGCACTTTCGGCCCACCGCACTCCCGAAAAAGTTGAAGCTTTTGCCAAAGGCGCCTACGATAAAGGCATTCGTGTAATCATTGCCGCAGCAGGCATGGCAGCCCATTTGCCTGGTGTAATAGCCGCTATGACCCCACTCCCGGTAATTGGTGTTCCGATTAAAAGCAGTTTTGACGGCCTGGATTCATTATTGGCAATTGTGCAGATGCCACCCGGAATTCCTGTTGCTACCGTTGCTGTGAATGGGGCCCGCAATGCAGCCATCCTTGCGACCCAAATCCTTGCCACTGGTGATGAAGCGCTGATGAAGAAAGTTGTCAGGTTCAAAGAAGACTTGAAGGTGAAAGTTGTGAAAGCCAACGAAGATTTGGCGAAGTATGAGTTTAGGTTTAGGGTGTTGTGA
- the hpt gene encoding hypoxanthine phosphoribosyltransferase, with protein MDTITLKDRDFSLFIKASDIDKAVTNMAQQMNEDLNGKHPIFLVILSGAFVFAADLLRKIKTDCDVTFVRLSSYSGTQSTEKIRELLGLNEVLKDRTVVIVEDIIDTGHTMDDMIHKIRHLEAAEVKIATFLLKPAALRKDLKIHYIGMEIPNDFIVGYGLDYDGYGRNLPDIYKVVPEE; from the coding sequence ATGGATACAATCACCCTTAAAGACAGAGACTTCTCCCTTTTCATTAAGGCCAGCGATATTGACAAAGCTGTCACAAACATGGCGCAACAAATGAATGAGGATCTGAATGGGAAGCACCCTATTTTTCTTGTGATCCTTAGCGGAGCATTCGTTTTTGCCGCCGACTTGCTCAGGAAAATAAAAACAGATTGTGATGTTACCTTTGTTAGGCTTTCATCCTATTCCGGAACCCAATCCACTGAAAAGATCAGGGAACTACTGGGTTTGAATGAAGTTTTGAAAGACCGCACAGTAGTAATTGTTGAAGATATTATTGACACCGGTCACACCATGGACGATATGATACATAAAATCCGGCATCTTGAAGCAGCCGAAGTAAAGATTGCAACCTTTCTGCTAAAGCCGGCAGCGCTCAGAAAGGATCTGAAAATTCATTATATAGGTATGGAAATTCCAAACGACTTCATTGTTGGTTATGGCCTTGACTACGATGGATACGGAAGAAATTTACCCGATATTTACAAAGTTGTTCCTGAAGAATAA
- a CDS encoding adenylate kinase — MLNIALFGPPGAGKGTQSKLLVEKYNLTYISTGDILRQEISEHTALGMQAKSIIEKGGLVSDEIIVQIIENKISKNSHANGILFDGFPRTVVQAYILEGLLLKLGTSLTCMLSLEVPRDQLMKRMLERAKIEGRSDDTQEVIENRFREYDNKTIPVAEFYKEKEKYIPINGVGKVEEVFERLTQSIDVTLQKVWFNLVISGPPGAGKGTQAKYLADKYNLYYISTGSMLRKEIDANTEFGKRARPFLEKGEIVPDDIAIPLIEREIKAHQDVNGFIFKGFPRTIVQAYILDGLLRRLNSTVSYAIEIQVPTLELIKRLSARSKTETARSYDKSTELIVNRLEEHETKTVPVSEYYKKQGKHAIIDGRGEEEEVFERLASSVEYAYRNIR, encoded by the coding sequence ATGTTAAACATCGCATTATTTGGCCCACCGGGAGCAGGAAAAGGAACCCAATCAAAGCTATTGGTTGAAAAGTACAATCTCACCTATATCTCAACAGGCGACATTTTGCGCCAGGAAATCTCAGAGCATACTGCGCTGGGTATGCAGGCTAAATCAATCATTGAAAAAGGTGGTTTGGTTTCTGACGAAATCATCGTGCAGATCATCGAAAACAAGATCAGTAAAAATTCGCATGCCAATGGCATTTTGTTCGATGGTTTTCCGCGAACCGTGGTGCAGGCATATATCCTTGAAGGCTTGCTGCTCAAATTGGGAACCTCACTTACATGTATGCTTAGCCTTGAAGTTCCCCGCGACCAATTGATGAAGAGAATGCTCGAACGCGCAAAAATAGAAGGCCGTAGTGATGACACTCAGGAGGTTATTGAGAACCGGTTTAGGGAATACGACAATAAAACAATTCCTGTGGCGGAATTCTACAAAGAAAAAGAAAAATATATCCCAATCAATGGTGTAGGCAAAGTTGAGGAAGTTTTTGAAAGGCTTACCCAATCTATTGATGTTACCCTGCAAAAAGTTTGGTTTAACCTGGTTATTTCAGGACCTCCGGGCGCCGGGAAAGGAACACAAGCCAAATACCTTGCTGATAAATATAATCTGTATTATATCTCAACCGGATCAATGCTGCGCAAGGAGATTGATGCCAACACTGAGTTTGGTAAGAGGGCAAGGCCTTTCCTCGAAAAAGGGGAGATTGTTCCTGATGACATAGCCATTCCGTTGATTGAGCGCGAAATAAAGGCGCATCAGGATGTAAACGGGTTTATTTTTAAAGGTTTCCCGCGAACCATTGTGCAAGCCTATATCCTCGACGGGTTGTTGCGTAGACTCAACTCCACCGTATCCTATGCAATTGAGATTCAGGTTCCAACTCTTGAATTGATTAAAAGACTCTCGGCCCGATCCAAAACTGAAACGGCGCGTTCGTACGATAAATCAACCGAGCTGATTGTAAACCGCCTCGAAGAACACGAAACCAAAACAGTTCCGGTTTCAGAATACTATAAGAAACAGGGTAAACACGCTATTATTGACGGCAGAGGTGAAGAAGAAGAAGTGTTTGAAAGACTGGCATCATCCGTAGAATATGCCTACCGTAATATCCGTTAA
- the obgE gene encoding GTPase ObgE yields MSNQNFVDYVKIFCRSGSGGGGSVHFIRNRQTARGGPDGGDGGRGAHIMLRGNKQLWTLLHLKYTKHIHAPNGESGGAQLSTGASGNDVILEVPLGTVAKDAETGEILLEITHHDETRILFEGGRGGQGNDHFKTATHRTPRFAQPGEEGKESWVILELKILADVGLVGFPNAGKSTLLSVVSAAKPEIADYPFTTLTPNLGIVAYRNGRSFVMADIPGIIEGAHEGKGLGTRFLRHIERNSSLLFMIPVDTADIKKEYEILLNELRLYNPELLDKDRLLALTKSDMIDKELMKEMEHDLPDLPHVFISSVSGQGIQLLKDMLWSQLNPPTETGSND; encoded by the coding sequence ATGAGCAACCAGAATTTTGTTGATTATGTAAAGATTTTTTGCCGCTCCGGATCAGGTGGCGGGGGTTCGGTGCATTTTATCCGGAACCGGCAAACTGCGCGCGGGGGTCCCGATGGTGGTGACGGCGGACGCGGCGCTCACATCATGCTTCGTGGCAATAAGCAATTGTGGACCTTGCTGCATCTCAAGTACACTAAACATATTCATGCTCCCAACGGAGAAAGTGGTGGGGCTCAACTCAGTACCGGAGCGTCCGGAAATGATGTGATTCTAGAGGTTCCGCTTGGAACCGTTGCCAAAGATGCTGAAACAGGTGAAATCCTGCTTGAAATTACTCATCACGATGAAACCCGCATTTTGTTTGAAGGAGGACGTGGCGGTCAGGGCAATGATCACTTCAAAACTGCTACTCACCGCACCCCGCGGTTCGCACAACCCGGCGAAGAAGGTAAAGAAAGCTGGGTAATCCTCGAATTAAAAATCCTGGCCGATGTTGGCCTGGTTGGTTTCCCGAATGCCGGAAAGTCCACCTTGTTATCAGTGGTTTCTGCAGCCAAACCTGAGATTGCCGACTATCCTTTCACCACGCTTACGCCCAACCTCGGAATAGTTGCCTACCGCAACGGCCGCTCATTTGTGATGGCTGATATACCCGGAATCATTGAAGGCGCTCATGAAGGCAAGGGTTTGGGAACGCGTTTTTTGCGTCATATCGAGCGTAACTCATCGCTACTTTTTATGATCCCCGTTGATACAGCCGATATTAAAAAGGAATACGAAATTCTGTTAAACGAACTCCGGCTTTATAATCCCGAATTGCTTGACAAAGACCGCTTGCTGGCGCTTACCAAATCAGACATGATTGATAAAGAATTGATGAAAGAAATGGAACACGATCTTCCTGATTTGCCACATGTGTTTATTTCATCGGTAAGCGGTCAGGGAATTCAACTGTTAAAAGATATGCTGTGGTCGCAGTTAAACCCGCCAACTGAAACTGGAAGCAATGATTGA
- a CDS encoding phosphatase PAP2 family protein — protein sequence MIEFLKNIDTQLFLFFNGFHNPFGDFVMYWLSDKYIWVPLYAFLLYLLFRYYGKKAFIFMVLVALLITISDQVSVHFFKNVFLRLRPCHEPALEGMVYTLGRCGGKYGFISSHASNSFAIAVFMALLLWNKVRTVAIIMLIWAAMVSYSRVYLGVHYPGDVLVGGMVGALEALLVYGLWRIIKQRLKF from the coding sequence ATGATTGAGTTCCTCAAAAATATTGACACGCAACTCTTTCTTTTTTTTAATGGTTTCCACAACCCGTTCGGCGACTTTGTTATGTACTGGCTCTCCGATAAATATATCTGGGTTCCGTTATATGCTTTTCTGCTTTACCTTCTTTTCCGTTATTATGGTAAGAAAGCATTCATATTCATGGTGTTGGTTGCTTTACTGATTACAATCAGTGACCAGGTTTCGGTTCACTTTTTTAAAAATGTTTTCCTGCGATTGAGACCTTGCCACGAACCAGCCCTCGAAGGAATGGTTTATACGCTTGGAAGATGTGGCGGAAAGTATGGTTTCATATCATCCCACGCAAGCAACAGTTTTGCTATCGCAGTGTTTATGGCGCTTCTGCTATGGAATAAAGTGCGAACCGTTGCCATCATCATGCTGATATGGGCCGCAATGGTTTCTTACAGCCGTGTGTACCTGGGCGTTCATTATCCCGGAGATGTTTTGGTTGGTGGGATGGTTGGAGCGCTGGAAGCTTTGCTGGTTTATGGACTGTGGCGGATCATTAAACAGCGGCTAAAATTCTAG
- a CDS encoding pyridoxamine 5'-phosphate oxidase family protein: MHSRQITLQSSMEEIIAKCLYCTMAMVDQNNQPYVLPMNFGYADRVVYLHSAPEGKKVNILRNNSSVCLSFSADLELRHQHEDVACSYGMKYRSVLIYGKVEFIEDPEEKRNILNMLMKQYTGRDDFKYNDPAIINVLVYKVVAEKMEGRTYGY; encoded by the coding sequence ATGCATAGTCGCCAAATCACCCTGCAATCCTCGATGGAAGAAATCATTGCCAAATGCCTCTATTGCACCATGGCTATGGTTGACCAGAACAATCAGCCCTACGTTTTACCAATGAACTTCGGTTATGCCGACAGGGTCGTTTACCTTCATTCTGCTCCCGAAGGGAAAAAAGTGAACATCTTACGAAACAATAGCAGTGTATGTCTTTCATTCAGCGCTGATCTTGAACTTCGGCACCAGCATGAAGATGTAGCGTGTTCTTATGGGATGAAATACCGCAGCGTGTTGATTTATGGCAAAGTTGAGTTTATTGAAGACCCTGAAGAAAAAAGAAACATACTCAACATGCTGATGAAACAATACACTGGGCGCGACGACTTCAAATACAATGACCCGGCAATTATAAACGTGCTGGTATATAAGGTTGTGGCTGAAAAGATGGAGGGAAGGACTTACGGGTATTAG
- a CDS encoding phage holin family protein, translated as MNLLIRIIITSISAIVAAYILPGVHIADFSTAIILAVVLALLNSILKPILIILTIPITIFTFGLFLLVINAAMILLAEYFISGFSVENFWWALLFSIILSIISSILGIGSTRQTHNRE; from the coding sequence ATGAACCTGCTGATCAGAATCATCATCACATCAATATCCGCAATTGTAGCAGCCTATATTCTTCCCGGTGTTCATATCGCCGATTTTTCAACGGCCATTATACTGGCAGTGGTACTTGCTTTGCTCAATTCAATACTCAAGCCCATATTGATTATTCTAACAATACCAATCACCATTTTTACTTTTGGTTTGTTCTTGCTGGTAATCAATGCAGCTATGATCTTGCTGGCAGAGTATTTTATTTCGGGGTTTAGTGTTGAGAACTTCTGGTGGGCACTGTTATTCAGCATCATCCTGTCAATAATTTCTTCAATATTAGGAATTGGAAGCACACGCCAGACTCATAACAGAGAATAA
- a CDS encoding archaeosortase/exosortase family protein codes for MSPSKKLSKQEIKTKQHEKAAKKEAFRQFLKHFMPLVLAVVLWLIISAILHLPAFRSQVQEFFIRFTLDAAVGFGKLIFLPVDSYVFPKITVGGYTMEVIMECTAYNFYIFVVCLSLLSPVSWKNKLLTLVIFLTAVFMVNNLRFYTMGYVGKHHSHLFHDIHDYLWNILFGFLVFLIWLWRYKDAGIKKPVVPEEIGK; via the coding sequence ATGTCGCCATCAAAAAAGTTATCTAAACAAGAAATTAAAACCAAGCAGCATGAAAAAGCAGCTAAAAAGGAAGCATTCCGTCAATTTCTAAAGCATTTTATGCCCCTCGTACTGGCGGTGGTACTTTGGCTGATTATTAGTGCAATCCTGCATTTGCCAGCATTCAGAAGCCAGGTCCAGGAGTTCTTCATAAGATTTACGTTAGATGCGGCTGTTGGTTTTGGCAAGCTGATTTTCTTACCTGTTGATAGCTATGTATTTCCTAAGATTACTGTGGGTGGCTATACAATGGAAGTAATTATGGAATGTACTGCTTACAACTTTTATATCTTCGTTGTGTGCCTCAGCTTATTATCACCTGTTAGTTGGAAGAATAAATTGCTAACACTTGTCATTTTCCTAACTGCAGTTTTTATGGTGAATAATCTTAGGTTCTATACCATGGGTTATGTTGGAAAACATCACTCGCATCTTTTCCATGATATTCATGACTACCTTTGGAATATTCTATTTGGTTTTCTTGTTTTCCTGATATGGCTGTGGCGTTACAAAGATGCAGGGATCAAAAAACCAGTAGTACCAGAAGAAATAGGCAAATAA
- a CDS encoding T9SS type A sorting domain-containing protein produces MSKRFIIQARDKVGMVLLAFLLFQTAVYSQLTVSIDQQYHCENSEILLPVFVSDFNNVGSLQLNIEINTQELEFDAVMNPHASLSGGNISSNFMELDGEIVVTWWRNTPVSISSGKLFDLKLVYKHGSPTLNLSDDCEIALSDLTLVGNAIFNNGFVEPIEIINQPQGVTVIEDDPVTFTIIQNGVSTYQWQLNSGNGWSNLANDMYYSGTDTDELIINSVPLDFDNHFFRCLITLDDCYLTSDSAILLVTPLGINDNFKKNPVLNVYPNPCSDKLYYTVNTPMSNVSLELVNLLGKSVYNASNIDLNEGRSGSIYTNDLQNGLYFLQLKREAVVLNTVKIIKQ; encoded by the coding sequence ATGAGTAAAAGATTCATCATACAAGCAAGGGACAAGGTTGGCATGGTATTGCTCGCTTTCTTACTGTTTCAGACGGCTGTTTACAGCCAGCTTACAGTAAGCATTGATCAGCAATATCATTGCGAGAACTCTGAAATCCTGCTTCCGGTGTTTGTGTCTGATTTTAATAATGTTGGTTCTTTGCAACTAAACATTGAGATCAATACACAGGAACTAGAATTCGATGCTGTGATGAATCCGCATGCCAGCTTAAGCGGAGGAAATATTTCCTCCAATTTTATGGAACTTGATGGTGAAATTGTTGTGACCTGGTGGAGAAACACCCCAGTCTCAATATCTTCAGGAAAATTATTTGATCTGAAGCTTGTTTACAAGCATGGATCACCTACACTCAATTTGAGTGATGATTGTGAGATTGCTTTATCTGATCTGACATTGGTTGGCAATGCCATTTTTAATAATGGATTTGTAGAACCGATTGAAATCATCAATCAACCTCAGGGTGTTACTGTTATTGAGGATGATCCTGTTACTTTCACTATTATCCAGAATGGTGTTTCAACATATCAGTGGCAATTGAATTCCGGCAACGGCTGGAGCAATCTTGCCAATGATATGTACTATTCCGGAACTGATACCGATGAACTCATTATTAATAGTGTTCCATTGGATTTCGATAATCATTTTTTCAGGTGTCTCATTACTCTCGATGATTGTTATCTTACCAGCGACTCTGCCATCCTTTTGGTGACTCCGCTTGGAATAAATGACAATTTTAAGAAAAATCCTGTACTCAATGTTTATCCTAATCCCTGCAGCGATAAGCTTTACTATACGGTAAACACTCCGATGAGCAATGTCAGCCTTGAGCTGGTTAACTTGTTGGGCAAAAGTGTTTATAATGCGTCCAACATTGATTTGAATGAGGGACGTTCTGGAAGCATTTATACAAATGACCTTCAAAACGGCCTTTATTTTCTTCAACTGAAGCGCGAAGCTGTGGTGCTTAACACTGTGAAAATAATTAAACAATGA